The Qipengyuania oceanensis genome includes the window TCTGAAGACCAGCGCGGTCGTCGACGGCGACCATTACGTGCTCAACGGCACCAAGCAGTTCATTTCCGGCAGCGGTTTCAACGACATCTACGTGGTCATGGTCCGCACGGGCGAGCACAAGTCGAAGGGCATCACCTGCCTCGTTGTCGAGAAGGACACGCCGGGCCTGTCGTTCGGCAAGCCGGAGAAGAAACTCGGCTGGAATGCCAGCCCGACCGCGCAGCTGATCTTCGAGGATGCGCGCGTGCCGGTGGCCAACCGGGTCGGTGCGGAGGGCGAAGGCTTCGGTTTCGCAATGGCCGGGCTCGACGGCGGACGGCTCAACATCGGTGCCTGTTCGCTCGGCGGGGCGCAGCGCTGCCTGGACGAAGCGGTGGCCTACACCAAGGATCGCCAGCAGTTCGGGCAGCCGATCGCCGATTTCCAGAACACGCAGTTCATGCTCGCCGACATGGCGACCGAGCTGGAGGCGGCGCGCGCGCTGCTTTACCTCGCGGCCTGCAAGGTGACCGACAACGCGCCGGACAAGTCGCGCTTTTCCGCCATGGCCAAGCGGCTGGCGACCGACAGCGGCAGCAATGTCGTCAACAACGCGCTGCAGTTGTTCGGCGGCTATGGCTACTTGCGCGAATACCCGATCGAGCGGTTCTGGCGCGACCTGCGCGTCCACTCGATCCTCGAAGGAACGAACCAGGTCATGCGCATGATCGTGGGAAGGGACTTGCTCAGGCAGTGAGCGGACTCGCCCTCGCCACCTTCCTCGTCCCCGATTACGACGTAGCCATCGCCTTCTTTCGCGACGCGCTGGATTTCGCGGTCGTGGAAGACAGCGATCTGGGCGACGGGAAGCGCTGGGTCGTGGTTGGCGGGGCCAGCGGCGGCAGGCTGCTCCTCGCGCGGGCAGCAAACGAGCAGCAGCGGGCGGTCATCGGCAAGCAGGCAGGCGGGCGCGTCGGATGGTTTCTCCATACGGAAGACTTTGCCGCCGATCACCGCCGCATGGTATCCTGGGGCGTGGAGTTCACCGAGGAACCGCGCCATGAAACCTACGGCACGGTGGCGGTCTTCAGGGATCCCTGGGGCAATCCGTGGGACCTGATCGAACAGAGGAAAGCAGCATGACCGACGAGGTCCAGATCCACACGCACGGGGCTGCGGGTCATATCTCGCTCAACCGGCCAAAGGCGCTGCACGCGCTGACGCTTCCCATGTGCCACGCCATGAGCGCAGCGCTGAGCAAATGGGCGGGCGACGACGACATCAAGGCGGTGATCCTCGATCATGCCGAAGGGCGCGGTTTCTGCGCGGGCGGCGACATCGCCTTCCTGCGCGATTCCGCGCTGAACGATGGCGGCGCCTCGGGGCGCAAGTTCTTCCACGACGAGTACCAGCTCAACCACCAGCTGTTCACCTACGAAAAGCCGACGGTGGCCTTCATGGACGGGATCACCATGGGTGGCGGCGTGGGCATCGCCATGCCCTGCCAATACCGTGTCGCGACAGAGAACACGCGGTTCGCCATGCCGGAAACCGGCATCGGCCTGTTCCCGGACGTAGGCGGCGGCTGGTACCTGTCGCGCCTCGGCGGACGGACGGGCCAGTTCCTTGCGCTGACCGGTGCGCGGCTCGACGGGGCGGAGTGCCACTTCCTCGGCCTTGCCACGCATTACCTGCCCGCCGACAAGCTGACCGAAGCAAAGGCGCGGATCATCGACAATCCCGATCGCATTGCGGGCATATTGTCGGAGCTGTCGATCACCCCGCCCGAGCCGCGGATCGAGGCCAATTGCGACCGCATCAACCGGCATTTCGCTTCCGACCGGTACGAGGATATCCTCGCGAGCCTGGAAGCCGAGGACAACGAATGGGCGGCGAAGGAACTCGCGACGCTCGGCACCAAGAGTCCGCAGACCTGCAAGGTCGCGCTGCGCCAGCTGGCCACGAGCGCCACGCTCGACGATTTCGCGGACAACATGGCCATGGAGTACCGCATCGCCAGCCGGGTGCTGACCCGGCCCGATTTCGCCGAGGGCGTGCGCGCCGTCATCACCGACAAGACCAACGACCCCCAATGGGACCCGGCAACGCCCGAGGGCGTGAGCGACGAGCTGATCGACGGCATCTTCGCCCCGCTTCCCGACGATGAGGAATGGAAACCGCTATGAGCACGCAATCCAACAGTTACGAAACCATCACCGTCGAAACCCGTGACGCGGTCACGCTGATCACGCTCAACCGTCCGCAGGCGCTCAATGCCTTGAACAGCAAGGTGCTCGAGGAACTGATCGATGCCTTCGCCGCCTACCAGGCCGACGAAAGCCAGCTGTGCGCGGTGCTGACCGGATCGGGCGACAAGGCCTTTGCCGCCGGCGCCGACATCAAGGAGATGAGCGAGAAGGCGGCGGCCGACTTCTACCTCGACGACTTCTTCTCGCCCTGGACGTCGGAGATCGTCAAGAAGACCCGCAAGCCGTGGATCGCCGCGGTCAACGGCTTCGCGCTGGGAGGCGGCTGCGAGCTCGCCATGATGGCCGATTTCATCATCGCCTCGGAAAACGCCAAGTTCGGCCAGCCCGAAATCAACTTGGGCGTCGCGCCGGGCATGGGCGGCAGCCAGCGCCTGACCCGTGCGATCGGCAAGTCGAAGTCGATGGAAATGTGCCTCACCGGCAGGATGATGGGTGCAGAAGAAGCCGAGCGCAGCAATCTGGTCGCGCGCGTCGTGCCGCACGACAGCCTCATCGACGAAGCGCTGAAGACTGCCGCGACCATCGCCAGCAAGCCGCCGATGGCCGTCATCGCGAACAAGGAAATGGTCAATTCGGCTTTCGAAATGACGCTCGACCAGGGTCTGATCGTCGAACGCCGCATCTTCCAGATCCTCACCGCGAGCGAGGACAAGAAGGAAGGTATGGAAGCCTTCATCGAGAAGCGCGAAGGGAAATGGAAAGGACGCTAGGATGAAAACGTATTCACTGCTCCTCGGCCTGCTCTGGCTGGTACTCGTCGGCTACACGGCGATGGTGATCGGCGAATACGGGTTCAATGTCTTCCCATACTTCTTTGGCGACATGGCCGCCCTCGGCTGGCCGGGCCAGTTCAACCTCGATTTCATGCTGATGCTGGTCTTGTCCGCCAGCTGGACCGCATGGCGCAACCGCTTCACCGGCACCGGCTGGCTGCTCGCCATCGTCGCATTCTTCGGCGGGGCGGGCTTCCTCCTCCCCTATCTCATCTACCTCACGCGCAAGCATGACGGCGATCTTGCCGCGATTCTGCTCGGCGCGGATTACAGCAGGGATCCCAATCCATGAAAATCGCATTCATCGGCCTCGGCAACATGGGCGGCGGCATGGCCGCCAATCTCGCAAAGGCGGGCCACGAGGTCCGCGCCTTCGACTTGTCGCAGGAGGCGCTCAAGACCGCCGAAGCCAACGGCTGCACCACCTTTTCATCGGCGCGCGACGCCGCCGAAGATTGCGAGGCGGTCGTCTCGATGCTTCCCAACGGCGCGATCGTGCGCGATCTCTATACCTCCGACATCATCGGGCAGGCGCCGAACGATGCAATTCTGCTCGACTGCTCGACCATCGACGTCGCTACGGCGAAGGATGTCGCCAACCGGGCGGCGGACGAAGGCTATGCGATGGTCGATGCGCCGGTTTCGGGCGGGATCGCCGCGGCCAACGGCGGCACGCTCACCTTCATGGTGGGGGGTACGGAGGAGGCGTTCAAACGCGCCGAGCCGATCCTGCAGGCGATGGGCAAGGCCGTGATCCACGCCGGCGATTCAGGCGCCGGCCAGACTGCCAAGATCTGCAACAACATGCTGCTCGCCATCTCCATGATCGGCACGGCGGAAGCGATGAAGATGGCCGAGAAACTCGGCCTCGACCCGCAGAAGTTCTACGAGATTTCCTCGCAGAGCTCGGGCTACTGCTGGTCACTCAACGCCTATACGCCGATGCCGGGCGTGGGCGTCGAGAGCCCTGCGGACAACGGCTACCAGGGCGGCTTCGCGACTGCGCTGATGCTCAAGGACTTGCGGCTCGCCTCCGAAGCCGCGGAAACCGCGGGCGCGAGCATCGCGCTGGGTGAGCACGCCCGCGAGATCTACGAGGAACTCGCGAAGGAACACGGGCACAAGGATTTTTCGTCGATCATCACGACGCTCTGATCGCGTCGAGCACGCGCGCGAGCCATTCGCGCGGCGCGTGCCTGCGGCCGACATCGGCGACGAATTCCTGCCCGCGCGCAACGCTCCTCACACGACCACCGCGCAACCAGCGGTCGGCCCGGTCGTGATAGCTCAGCCCGCCGCGCTTCAACCAGTCGGGCCGATGCCACAGGCTCGGCGGGCCGCCATCCACCGTCAGGCGCAGCGCGACAGAGGCCGTGCGCGCCTGCTCGCCCGGCCCCCGATAGATGACGTCGTTCGAATGATGCATCGCCAATGCGTGCGGGTGGTTCAGCGCCACGATGTCGGCGGGAGCACCGCCGGCCAGCGCGACCGTCTCTGCGATCTCGAGAAAGCCGAAAATGCGGTGATGCGGTTCGCCGGTCGCTTCGTCGGCATAGAGGCCGAAGAACAGGAACACGTCGCCCTCGCCGACACCTTGGTTGGCGAGGTGCGTCTGCGCCGCGCCGCACTGGCCGAACAGGCATGTCCCATCGTCCAGGAACATGGGATCGTGGTGACACAGGTCGTCCGCGCCGAGCCGGCCGCGGCTCGCCCGGGCGGCATGATGGCCAAGCCCCAGCGCGCCGTAGCTCGTCCGCGAAGCGGCACCTGCGGGGATGGGCAGGCTGACCGGACGTCCCCCCACGATCGGCGATGGTCCGCCGCCAGCGGCGCTGTCGAAGCCCTTCCTGCTGAAGATAATCCGCATGAGGCATCGCTGCCGGATCACGGGCCTGCTCGCAAGCCTTGCGAAAAGTGGCGATAGGTCTAGGGCTTGGCCCCGTGAATATGCCTGCCGGGATCGGGGCCGAGGTCGCCATATGAACCGCCTGTTCCGCAACATCGGCTGGTTGCTGGGCGGGCGCGGCGTCAATGCTGCGCTCAGCCTCGTCTATCTCGCGCTCGCAACCAGGACCCTCGGGCTCGAAGGCTTCGGCCATTTCGCCCTGATCGTCGCGCTGGGACAGACGGTTACCGGCCTGGCCAATTTCCAGACCTGGCAATTCGTGGTGCGCTGGGGTGCGGGGCCCGACGGTCCGGGCGAGGCGACGGGGTTTGCCATCGCGCTCGATCTCCTGTCCGTTGCCCTCGGTTCGATCCTTGCCGCAGGTCTCGTGTGGTCGGCGCAATTCTGGCTGCCCTTGCCCAAGGACCTGCTGTGGATGGCGTTCTTCTATTGTCTGGTCATGCTGATCTCGATCAGGACGACGCCAACCGGGCTTTTGCGGCTGCGCTTCCAGTACGGGCGCGCGACCTTTGCCGAGGCGGTACTGCCGATCGTGCGCGCGATCGGAGCCGTCCTGGCCGCCCTCTACATGCCCACCGTCCTCGGCTTCATCATCACCTGGGCGGTGGCGGAAATGGCGGTCGCGGCCGCCATGTGGGCGGTCGCCGCCCAGCACGAGCGGATCGACTTGTCGCAGATCAGCTTCCGCCGGATCCCGCGCGATCATCCGGGCGCCTGGCGGTTCGTGTGGGCGACCAACATGACAGGCAGCCTGTCGGTCGGCAGCAAGCAGGTGATGATCCTGCTGGTCGGCGCGATCGGGGGCGAGGCCCTGGCGGGCGCGTTCCGCGTCGCGAGCCAGCTGGGGCAGGCGTTGGTCAGCCTCGCGCAGACGATCTCCAAGGCGATCTATCCCGAGCTGGTCCATGCACAGGAAGGCGCACAGGCGATCGCCAGGCGGATGGCGAACATCGCGCTGATCGGCGGCGCACTCGCGGTACTTGCCGCCATCTTCTTCGGCAGGCCCGCCATCGCTCTGGTCGCCGGGCCGGAATTCCGCAGCGCCTATTGGCCGATGATCATCCTCGCGATCGCCGGCGCGATCGAACTGGTCGGAGCAAGCCTGGAATCACTGTTGGTATCCGCCGGACGGGCGGGCACCGCCTTCATCGTGCGCGCCATCCCGACCGCGCTCGCCTTTGCCCTCCTCGGCACCGCGATGGGCTGGATGGGCCTGAAGGGCGCGGCATTCACCGTCATGGGGTCGAGCGCGCTGGCCGTGATGGGCTTCTGGGCCGCGATCCTCTCGATGCAGCAGATCCGCATCGTCGTGGAGCCGCCGGAGGGCGAACCGCCGCCGATCCTCGACGAGGACCGGGCGGCCTAGCTCCCGCCGATCTCGCTCGCGACCGGAATGCCAGCCGGCGTTTCCGGTTCTTCCCAGGTCAGCACGGGCTTTCTTGCAGCGAGCGTTTCGTCGAGCCTGCGGCGCGGCGCGTAATGCGGCGCGGACTTCAGGCTCTCGTCGCCCGCCTTCGCCCGCTCCGCCACGGCGCGCAGGCTCGCGATCAATCGGTCGAGACCCTGCTTGCTTTCCGTCTCGGTCGGTTCGACCAGCATTGCGCCATGCACCACCAGCGGAAAATAGACCGTCATCGGGTGATACCCCTCGTCGATCAGCCCCTTGGCGATGTCGAGCGTCGAGAAGCCCTCGGCAAGCCCGCGGTCGCTGAACAGCGCCTCGTGCATGCAGGGACCGCTGGCGCCGTAAGGCGCATCGAGCACGTCCTCAAGACTGCGCAGAATGTAATTTGCGTTGAGCACGCTGTCCTCGGCGACCTGGCGCAGTCCGTCGGCCCCGTGGCTGAGCATGTAGGTCAGCGCCCGGGTAAACATGCCCATCTGCCCGTGGAAGGCGGTCATGCGCCCGAAACTGTCGGGCAGCAGGTCCTTGGCCGCACGTTCCTCGACCAGACGCATCCGGCCCCTCTCGTCGCGGCGGACGAAGGGAGTGGGCGCAAAAGGTGCAAGCGCTTCGGACAGCACCACCGGCCCCGAGCCCGGTCCACCACCACCGTGCGGGGTGGAGAAAGTCTTGTGCAGGTTGATGTGCATCGCGTCGACGCCGAGGTCCCCGGGGCGCACCTTGCCGACGATCGCGTTGAAGTTCGCGCCGTCGCAATAGACGAGGCCACCGGCGGCATGGACCGCCTCGCTGATCGCTTTCATGTCGCGCTCGAACAGGCCGCAGGTGTTGGGATTGGTGATCATCACGCCGGCGACATCCGGACCAAGCCTTGCCTTGAGCGCTTCGAGATCGACGCGACCTTCCTTCGTCGCGGGAATATCCTCCACCCGGTATCCGGCGAAAGCGGCGGTGGCGGGATTGGTCCCGTGCGCGCTTTCGGGGCACAGGATCACCTCGCGTGCATCCCCGCGCGCTTCGAGCGCCGCGCGGATCGCGAGGATACCGCACAGCTCGCCATGCGCACCTGCCTTGGGCGTCATCGCGACCGCGCTCATGCCGGTCAGCTTGCACAGCCATTCCGACAATTGCTCGATGACCTCGAAGGCACCCTGCACCGTGTCCATCGGCTGGAGCGGGTGGATGTCGGCGAAACCGGGCATCCGCGCGACCTTTTCGTTGAGGCGCGGATTGTGCTTCATCGTGCAGCTGCCGAGGGGGAACGGTCCCAGGTCGATCGCATAATTCTGGCGGCTGAGCCGCGTGTAGTGGCGCACCGTTTCCGGCTCGGTCAGGCCGGGCAGGGTCAGCGGTTCCTTGCGCAGGTGCTTGCCCAGTTCGGGCGCGACCTCGCCCGGCTCCTGCCCGAAATCGACACCGCAATTGGCGCGGGTTCCGAGCTCGAAGATCAGCGGTTCTTCCAGCTGCAAGGCACGGTTGCCGCTCGCGGTCGCCGGGCCGGAGCCGCTAGTGCCAGCCTCGCCCATCTCGGGCTTCCAGCCGCTCTGGTTGGGGGCATTCATCGCAGTTCCTCCGCAAGAGCGTCGGCAAGGGCATCGATGTCCTCGGCCGTGCAGGTTTCGGTCACCGCGACCACCAGGCCGTCCGACAGGGCCTGGACATCCGGATAGAGCCGCCCGAGCGACACGCCCGCGAGAATGTCCCGCTTCGCCAGCGCCAGCGCGATGTCGCGCGCATCCTTGCCCGCCAGCCGCAGGGTGAACTCGTTGAAGAAGCCGCCGGTATTTACCAGCTCGACACCTTCGAGCGCAGCCAGCTTGGCCGCCGCGTCGCGCGCCAGCGAGTGGTTTATCCGCGCGAGTTTGCCCAATCCCTCGCCGCCGAGCAGGCTCATGTGGATCGAGAAGGCCAGCGCACACAGCCCGCTGTTGGTGCAGATGTTGCTCGTCGCTTTCTCGCGCCGGATGTGCTGCTCACGGGTGGACAGCGTCAGAACGAAACCGCGCTTGCCTTCGGCATCGACCGTCTCGCCGCACAGCCGCCCGGGCATCTGGCGCACCAGCTTGGTATCGCGGACTGCGAACAGCCCAAGATAGGGACCGCCGAAGTTGAGGCCGACGCCGATCGACTGGCCTTCTCCGACGACGATGTCCGCGCCGAGTGCTCCCGGGCTCTCTATCAGGCCGAGCGCGACCGGCTCGGTATTGACCGCGATCAGCAGCGCGCCCTTCTCGTGGGCAGCGTCCGCCACCCGGGCAAGATCGGGAATGCGTCCGAGGATGTCGGGATATTGCACCACGACGCAGGCGGTCGCCTCGTCGATCTGCGCGATCAGCGCGTCCTCGCCGCAGTCGCCCGAAAGGTCCGGCGCACCGCTGACGATTTCATCGCCGGTGAAGCGCGCCATGGTCTTCGCAGTCGAGACGTAATGCGGGTGCAGGCCCGGCGACAGCACTGCGCGCGTCCGGCGTTTGACGCGGGTCGCCATGGCGATCGCTTCCCAGCAGGCGGTCGAGCCATCGTACATCGACGCATTCGCGACCGCGCAACCGTAGAGGCGCGCGACCTGGGTCTGGAATTCGAACAGCATCTGCAGCGTGCCCTGCGCGATTTCCGGCTGGTAGGGCGTGTAGGCGGTCAGGAATTCGCCGCGCTGGATCAGGTGATCGACCGAGGCGGGAATGTGGTGGCGGTAAGCGCCCGCCCCCAGGAAAAACGGCACGTCGCCTGCCGCCGTGTTCTTCTGCGCGAGCCGCGCCATGTGGCGTTCGACCGCCATTTCGCTGGCATGCATCGGCAGGCCTTCGACCGGGCCGTCGAGCAGATGCTCGGCCGGAACATCGGTGAACAGCGCGTCGATATCGCTCGCGCCGACTGCGGCGAGCATCGCCGAACGATCGGCATCGGTCAGGGGCAGGTAGCGCATCGCGCGATTTTCCTTCGTATCAAAGCTCGTCGCAGAAGCTCTTGTAGGCCTTTGCATCCATCAGCCCGTCGAGTTCCGACTTGTCGGAGACGGCCAGTTTGAAGAACCAGCCTTCTTCCTCGGGCGAGGTGTTGACCAGTTCCGGATCGTCCTCGAGCGCGGCATTGGCTTCGATCACTTCGCCCGAGATCGGCGAATAGACGTCGCTTGCCGCCTTGACGCTTTCGACAACGGCAGCGTCGCCGCCCTTGTCGAGCATCGCGCCGACGTCGGGTAATTCGACGAAGACGATGTCGCCCAGCTGTTCCTGCGCATAATCGGTGATGCCGACGGTGGCATTGTCGCCATCGACCTCGATCCATTCATGCTCATCGGTGAAATAACGTGGCATCGGCTCATTTCCCTCTGTGATAGCGATGGGGGACGAAGGGCAGCGCGGCGACCTTCGCGGGCAATCTCTTGTTACGAACCACGACCTCGAGTTCGGTTCCCTCGGCACAGTGCGCGGCATCGACGTAGCCCATGGCCACGGGCACGCCGAGCGTGGGCGAAAAGCCGCCGCTCGTGACCGTGCCGACCCGGACCTCTCCGGCGAAGATTTCCGCGCCTTCGCGGGCGGGCAGCCTGCCTTCGAACAGCAGCCCGACCCGGCGCGTCTCGGTGCCTCTGTCGAGAAGCGCCAGCACGCGCTCGGCGCCCATGAAGCCGCCAGCCTCGCGGCGCTTCTTGCTGATCGCGAAACTCAGATCCGCTTCGACCGGGCCCGTTTCGGTCGTGATGTCGTGGCCGTAAAGCGGCAGGCCCGCTTCCAGCCGCAGGCTATCGCGAGCGCCGAGCCCGGCGGGGCGCACCTCGATCTCCGCGCACAGCCGCCCGGCGAGCAGTTCGACCTGTTCGGCAGCTACCGAGATCTCGAAGCCGTCTTCGCCGGTGTAGCCGCAGCGCGAGATACGCAGCGGCAGCTCGCCGAAGTCATAGGTCATCGACTGCATGAAATTGATCTGGTCGGGTACGCCGCGCATCGCCCGGCCCAGCGCGGTCGCGGCGTTCGGCCCCTGCAACGCGAGCAGCGCCTGATCATCCATATGTGTAAGCGTCACCTCGTCCGGGAGATGTTCGCGCAGGTGGGCGATATCATCCCACTTGGTCGCGCCGTTGACGACCAGGTAATACGCCGGCTCGCCCCAGCGGCCTTCCTCAATCACCTTGCCATTCTCGTCCTCGACCGGGTCGATCCATTGGGTCGCATTGGTGACCATCAGGTCGTCTAGGATGTTGCCGTCCTCGTCGAGCAGCAGCGAATAGCGTACCCGGCCCGGCTTCAGCGCCGAGATGTCGCCGGGCAGCAGCGCTTCGAGCGCCTCGGCCGCGCCCTCGCCCGTCACCATCAGCTGGCCCATGTGGCTGACGTCGAACAAGCCCGCCTGTTCGCGCGTCCACTGGTGCTCGGCGACGATCCCGCCACCCGCTTCCTTGGCATACTGGATCGGCATCTCGTAGCCGGCGAAGGGCACCATGCGCGCGCCCATGCGCCGATGCCACGCATCGAGCGGCAGCTGCTGCACTTCGGCAATCTCGGTATCGGTTTCGGTATCGCTCAATCTGTTTCCCCGGACAGGACGCGCACCGCGAATGCGATGGCCTGCCCCCTCTGTCGGGAAACCTGAGAGCTTAGCCTGACGCGCCGTGGCGCGCCGGGCTTTCCCCTTCGGTGGCTGCCGGCCTAAAAAGCCGGGAAGCGCTTTCCAGAGTGTCGATGACCCGCACGGTCCTTCTGCCTGAGAGATTCCGGGGCGGTTGCTCCTTCGGCGGCACGGGGACCGGCCCCGCACGCTCTCCCGTGCGCGCCTGCTGCAGAATCGCTCCCGCAGCCGACGGCAATCCCCTGCGCGAATAGTCTGCGCCGGTCAATCGCGCGGACGCCTCACCGCGCGTTAAGCCACAGGAGATAGAGCGCAGAGAGGACGATCCAGCTGCCATCGAGCGTCTTCAGCCGCCGCGCACCCAGCCACAGCGCGATCGGGCGGGCAAGAAAGCCGCCCAGTGCCGCGCCCGGCGCAGCGAGCAGCACGACTTCCCACTGCACCGTCCCGGCCTCGATATGCCAGACTGCCCCGGCGAGCACGCTGACGCTGGAAATGAGGCAGGCGGCACCGGTACACAGCAGCACCGGGTAATGCCGGATGAAGAGATACAACGCGACGAGTTCGCCAACGCCGACCGAGAACAGCGCGGTCAGGATACCGCCGGGGATCGCCAGTGCAGCCAGCACCGCCAGGTCGACGGCCTCCAGCCGGGATTTCTCCGGGCGCTTGGCATTGACCGTCCAGGTCGCGGTAATGAGCGCCAGCCCGAGGGCGATGGAAAAGGCCTTGTAGCCCATCAGCACCGCCTGCTGGTCGAACTGGGCAGCGCGCTGCGTCACCAGCATAGCAGGCAGGGACAGCGCGAGGACGAGAGCACTCGCGGTGAAGAAATCGCGCGGCCGCACGAGTGCGTGGAGCGGCGCGGGAGCGGACTGGTGATACAGGCGATCGGTCCAGCGGAGCGCCCCCATGGTCATGCCGAAACTCTGGATGCACATCGACACGCCGACCACTTGCAGTGGCGACAGGTCCATCGCGCCCCATTCGCGCAAGGCGTTGAACACCGGCACGAAGACCACCCCGCCCCCGGTGCCCGAGGTGTTGGCGATGATCGCGCCGACGACGCCGATGGCCGGGAGGAACCACAGCCGCGCCAGCAGGGCGCCGTCCAGCGGGATCAGCGCCGCCATCACGGCATAGGCGAGCGCGATCACGCACCCGCCGACCATGACCAGCCGGCCCGGCGCCAGCGCGCTCAGTCGAGGTTCGGGCGCAGCCAACGCTCGGCCGTGGCGATGTCGACGCCGCGCCGCGCCGCGTA containing:
- a CDS encoding acyl-CoA dehydrogenase family protein; protein product: MTSQFQLTEEQLAIQEMAQRFTADAITPHAAEWDEKSHFPRDVIQQTGELGFGAIYVSEASGGINLGRLEAALIMEAMAYGCPATSAYISIHNMAAWMIDRFGGDEVKQRFLPKLVTMEHLASYALTEPGSGSDAAGLKTSAVVDGDHYVLNGTKQFISGSGFNDIYVVMVRTGEHKSKGITCLVVEKDTPGLSFGKPEKKLGWNASPTAQLIFEDARVPVANRVGAEGEGFGFAMAGLDGGRLNIGACSLGGAQRCLDEAVAYTKDRQQFGQPIADFQNTQFMLADMATELEAARALLYLAACKVTDNAPDKSRFSAMAKRLATDSGSNVVNNALQLFGGYGYLREYPIERFWRDLRVHSILEGTNQVMRMIVGRDLLRQ
- a CDS encoding lipopolysaccharide biosynthesis protein, with the protein product MNRLFRNIGWLLGGRGVNAALSLVYLALATRTLGLEGFGHFALIVALGQTVTGLANFQTWQFVVRWGAGPDGPGEATGFAIALDLLSVALGSILAAGLVWSAQFWLPLPKDLLWMAFFYCLVMLISIRTTPTGLLRLRFQYGRATFAEAVLPIVRAIGAVLAALYMPTVLGFIITWAVAEMAVAAAMWAVAAQHERIDLSQISFRRIPRDHPGAWRFVWATNMTGSLSVGSKQVMILLVGAIGGEALAGAFRVASQLGQALVSLAQTISKAIYPELVHAQEGAQAIARRMANIALIGGALAVLAAIFFGRPAIALVAGPEFRSAYWPMIILAIAGAIELVGASLESLLVSAGRAGTAFIVRAIPTALAFALLGTAMGWMGLKGAAFTVMGSSALAVMGFWAAILSMQQIRIVVEPPEGEPPPILDEDRAA
- a CDS encoding enoyl-CoA hydratase-related protein: MSTQSNSYETITVETRDAVTLITLNRPQALNALNSKVLEELIDAFAAYQADESQLCAVLTGSGDKAFAAGADIKEMSEKAAADFYLDDFFSPWTSEIVKKTRKPWIAAVNGFALGGGCELAMMADFIIASENAKFGQPEINLGVAPGMGGSQRLTRAIGKSKSMEMCLTGRMMGAEEAERSNLVARVVPHDSLIDEALKTAATIASKPPMAVIANKEMVNSAFEMTLDQGLIVERRIFQILTASEDKKEGMEAFIEKREGKWKGR
- the gcvPB gene encoding aminomethyl-transferring glycine dehydrogenase subunit GcvPB; the protein is MNAPNQSGWKPEMGEAGTSGSGPATASGNRALQLEEPLIFELGTRANCGVDFGQEPGEVAPELGKHLRKEPLTLPGLTEPETVRHYTRLSRQNYAIDLGPFPLGSCTMKHNPRLNEKVARMPGFADIHPLQPMDTVQGAFEVIEQLSEWLCKLTGMSAVAMTPKAGAHGELCGILAIRAALEARGDAREVILCPESAHGTNPATAAFAGYRVEDIPATKEGRVDLEALKARLGPDVAGVMITNPNTCGLFERDMKAISEAVHAAGGLVYCDGANFNAIVGKVRPGDLGVDAMHINLHKTFSTPHGGGGPGSGPVVLSEALAPFAPTPFVRRDERGRMRLVEERAAKDLLPDSFGRMTAFHGQMGMFTRALTYMLSHGADGLRQVAEDSVLNANYILRSLEDVLDAPYGASGPCMHEALFSDRGLAEGFSTLDIAKGLIDEGYHPMTVYFPLVVHGAMLVEPTETESKQGLDRLIASLRAVAERAKAGDESLKSAPHYAPRRRLDETLAARKPVLTWEEPETPAGIPVASEIGGS
- the mmsB gene encoding 3-hydroxyisobutyrate dehydrogenase is translated as MKIAFIGLGNMGGGMAANLAKAGHEVRAFDLSQEALKTAEANGCTTFSSARDAAEDCEAVVSMLPNGAIVRDLYTSDIIGQAPNDAILLDCSTIDVATAKDVANRAADEGYAMVDAPVSGGIAAANGGTLTFMVGGTEEAFKRAEPILQAMGKAVIHAGDSGAGQTAKICNNMLLAISMIGTAEAMKMAEKLGLDPQKFYEISSQSSGYCWSLNAYTPMPGVGVESPADNGYQGGFATALMLKDLRLASEAAETAGASIALGEHAREIYEELAKEHGHKDFSSIITTL
- a CDS encoding VOC family protein; this encodes MSGLALATFLVPDYDVAIAFFRDALDFAVVEDSDLGDGKRWVVVGGASGGRLLLARAANEQQRAVIGKQAGGRVGWFLHTEDFAADHRRMVSWGVEFTEEPRHETYGTVAVFRDPWGNPWDLIEQRKAA
- the gcvPA gene encoding aminomethyl-transferring glycine dehydrogenase subunit GcvPA — protein: MRYLPLTDADRSAMLAAVGASDIDALFTDVPAEHLLDGPVEGLPMHASEMAVERHMARLAQKNTAAGDVPFFLGAGAYRHHIPASVDHLIQRGEFLTAYTPYQPEIAQGTLQMLFEFQTQVARLYGCAVANASMYDGSTACWEAIAMATRVKRRTRAVLSPGLHPHYVSTAKTMARFTGDEIVSGAPDLSGDCGEDALIAQIDEATACVVVQYPDILGRIPDLARVADAAHEKGALLIAVNTEPVALGLIESPGALGADIVVGEGQSIGVGLNFGGPYLGLFAVRDTKLVRQMPGRLCGETVDAEGKRGFVLTLSTREQHIRREKATSNICTNSGLCALAFSIHMSLLGGEGLGKLARINHSLARDAAAKLAALEGVELVNTGGFFNEFTLRLAGKDARDIALALAKRDILAGVSLGRLYPDVQALSDGLVVAVTETCTAEDIDALADALAEELR
- a CDS encoding enoyl-CoA hydratase/isomerase family protein; translated protein: MTDEVQIHTHGAAGHISLNRPKALHALTLPMCHAMSAALSKWAGDDDIKAVILDHAEGRGFCAGGDIAFLRDSALNDGGASGRKFFHDEYQLNHQLFTYEKPTVAFMDGITMGGGVGIAMPCQYRVATENTRFAMPETGIGLFPDVGGGWYLSRLGGRTGQFLALTGARLDGAECHFLGLATHYLPADKLTEAKARIIDNPDRIAGILSELSITPPEPRIEANCDRINRHFASDRYEDILASLEAEDNEWAAKELATLGTKSPQTCKVALRQLATSATLDDFADNMAMEYRIASRVLTRPDFAEGVRAVITDKTNDPQWDPATPEGVSDELIDGIFAPLPDDEEWKPL
- the gcvH gene encoding glycine cleavage system protein GcvH, coding for MPRYFTDEHEWIEVDGDNATVGITDYAQEQLGDIVFVELPDVGAMLDKGGDAAVVESVKAASDVYSPISGEVIEANAALEDDPELVNTSPEEEGWFFKLAVSDKSELDGLMDAKAYKSFCDEL